In one Actinomycetota bacterium genomic region, the following are encoded:
- a CDS encoding ABC transporter ATP-binding protein, with protein MEQNINDKEKNAIEIKNLNFSYDKIKIIDSFSMTVKDGEFIALLGPNGVGKSTLFNIISGILPFTEGSVTIFGKNINKMKYKERANLIAVVPQETSSNFNFKNIDIVLMSRACKKSQFANEDMQDYDIALNAMKLTKTEDIAYRGYMEISGGEKQRVIIAQAIAQDTKILLLDEPTSNLDINFQIEIMQLILQISKKQHLTVVGVFHDINLAAQYADRIILIKNGKIFADGTPADILNCKNIFDVYGAHVIVGKNPFTNKIFITPHYNGHYDLTSIPEKRKKIHIIAGGGSGSYLFNILQSEGHIITTCILSSIDTDAKVAKQLGIRLVLEDPHITLREENIRLNEDLISECDVVIVARVDFGEENYCNLESVKKALELNKCVYFIDGKNFFQRDFTNGRATAFFKKLLAMGARDAGSEEELAILLNK; from the coding sequence TGACAAAATAAAAATAATTGATAGTTTCAGCATGACGGTAAAAGACGGGGAATTTATTGCATTGCTTGGTCCAAATGGTGTAGGAAAAAGCACACTTTTTAATATCATATCGGGCATATTGCCATTCACAGAAGGTTCGGTAACTATCTTTGGAAAAAATATTAATAAGATGAAGTATAAGGAAAGGGCAAATCTCATAGCTGTAGTTCCGCAGGAAACTAGCTCAAATTTTAATTTTAAAAATATTGACATAGTTCTTATGAGCAGGGCGTGTAAAAAATCCCAGTTTGCAAATGAAGACATGCAGGATTATGACATTGCACTGAATGCCATGAAATTAACCAAAACAGAAGATATTGCATACAGGGGATATATGGAAATAAGCGGGGGCGAAAAGCAAAGAGTGATAATTGCTCAAGCAATCGCTCAGGACACAAAAATACTTCTGCTTGATGAGCCGACATCAAATCTTGATATAAATTTCCAGATAGAAATTATGCAGTTGATCCTGCAAATCAGCAAGAAGCAGCATCTTACAGTTGTCGGCGTTTTTCACGATATAAACCTTGCTGCTCAGTATGCAGATAGAATAATACTTATAAAAAACGGAAAAATATTTGCAGATGGCACTCCTGCAGATATTTTAAACTGTAAAAATATTTTCGATGTCTATGGCGCCCATGTTATTGTAGGTAAAAATCCTTTTACTAATAAGATATTCATAACTCCACATTATAACGGTCATTATGATTTAACATCAATTCCTGAAAAAAGAAAAAAAATCCATATTATTGCAGGCGGGGGAAGCGGGTCTTATCTTTTTAATATTTTACAAAGTGAAGGCCATATAATAACTACATGTATACTGAGCAGCATTGATACTGATGCAAAGGTTGCAAAACAGCTCGGTATCAGGCTTGTGCTTGAGGATCCCCATATAACTCTCAGAGAAGAAAATATCAGGCTCAATGAAGACTTAATATCAGAATGTGATGTTGTTATTGTGGCAAGGGTTGATTTTGGTGAAGAAAATTATTGCAATCTTGAATCTGTGAAAAAAGCACTCGAACTTAATAAATGTGTATATTTTATAGATGGGAAAAATTTTTTCCAAAGAGATTTTACAAATGGAAGGGCTACGGCTTTCTTTAAAAAGCTTCTGGCGATGGGAGCAAGAGATGCCGGCAGTGAAGAAGAGCTTGCCATATTACTTAATAAATAA
- a CDS encoding ABC transporter substrate-binding protein, which translates to MKNKKLNVLAILMIMVLVLAFVPMSMSCRQVAPAETEAAETTSVETSNLETVAADTTAAEETTAEKDPYAVNYPITIEDDRGQQEGSDNRQLVFDGPVTSVIAGENNFTLCLKEFGKLDAVKGIAYWVSDTVTELADSPAVITPGGFELERLIDLSPELLVCFDPIDPAIAEQLETAKIKIYGIGIVQSLDHIKKYIADYGMMFDSVEIATKLIAGMEEKQAKVKAAVDKLGKSEKPKAIYIMSVGSEYGDYVPGANTFVDTLIVEAGGINLPAEQGIEGWAEYSTEKLLESDPDVIIIPLSTATGGMSNFASVEDFTKLEIVQELKAVKEGKVFGITADYVNNLSFTEGDALVEFAEAINGIEIE; encoded by the coding sequence ATGAAAAACAAAAAATTAAATGTGCTTGCAATTTTGATGATAATGGTATTGGTATTAGCATTTGTACCAATGTCCATGTCGTGCAGGCAAGTTGCACCTGCAGAGACAGAAGCTGCTGAAACTACTTCAGTAGAAACTTCTAATCTTGAAACAGTTGCAGCAGATACAACTGCAGCTGAGGAAACAACTGCTGAGAAAGACCCTTATGCCGTTAATTACCCTATAACAATTGAAGATGATCGTGGGCAGCAGGAAGGTAGTGACAACAGGCAGCTTGTTTTTGACGGGCCTGTCACATCAGTAATTGCAGGTGAAAATAATTTTACATTATGTTTGAAAGAATTCGGAAAGCTGGATGCCGTTAAAGGGATTGCATACTGGGTCTCGGATACAGTCACTGAGCTTGCTGATTCTCCGGCAGTAATAACACCGGGAGGATTCGAGCTTGAAAGGTTGATAGACTTATCACCTGAACTGCTGGTGTGTTTTGACCCGATTGATCCTGCAATAGCCGAACAACTGGAAACGGCAAAAATCAAAATATATGGAATTGGCATTGTGCAGAGCTTGGACCACATAAAGAAGTATATCGCTGACTACGGTATGATGTTTGACTCTGTTGAGATTGCTACTAAGCTTATTGCAGGTATGGAGGAAAAGCAGGCAAAGGTAAAGGCTGCCGTAGATAAATTGGGTAAAAGCGAAAAACCTAAAGCTATTTATATCATGTCTGTTGGAAGTGAATACGGGGACTATGTACCGGGTGCAAATACTTTTGTTGACACCCTTATAGTTGAAGCGGGCGGCATAAATCTTCCTGCTGAGCAGGGTATAGAAGGATGGGCTGAATATTCTACTGAAAAACTTCTTGAATCGGATCCTGATGTAATAATTATCCCGCTTTCCACAGCAACAGGCGGCATGAGTAACTTCGCTTCAGTTGAAGATTTTACAAAACTTGAAATAGTACAGGAACTTAAGGCAGTCAAGGAAGGTAAAGTATTTGGAATAACTGCCGATTATGTCAATAACCTGAGCTTTACAGAAGGAGATGCCCTTGTGGAATTTGCTGAAGCAATAAATGGTATAGAAATCGAATAG